From one Dioscorea cayenensis subsp. rotundata cultivar TDr96_F1 unplaced genomic scaffold, TDr96_F1_v2_PseudoChromosome.rev07_lg8_w22 25.fasta BLBR01001948.1, whole genome shotgun sequence genomic stretch:
- the LOC120257214 gene encoding uncharacterized protein LOC120257214 has product MLGGLLAQFLGHIATNCTNFPIGYDKWQIVPAYYKDHVWDNIIKTKLEVNDDGHKDYILKSLAKKWRDHRCNLYKSLKCDPDAPRKTNIGRRPPEVPLEQWIAFVVICTKAKAAQNTTNRSHLTIPHMLGISTWSALSQESELFQVGHTTSDGSFVNDEARQNHEDLVVRS; this is encoded by the exons ATGTTAGGCGGGTTACTTGCTCAATTTTTAGGGCACATTGCAACTAATTGTACCAACTTCCCTATTGGCTATGATAAGTGGCAAATTGTTCCAGCCTATTACAAAGATCATGTGTGGGATAACATCATAAAG aCAAAGTTGGAGGTTAATGATGATGGGCATAAAGATTACATTCTTAAGAGTTTGGCCAAAAAATGGAGGGACCATAGGTGTAACTTGTACAAATCTTTGAAATGTGACCCCGATGCTCCCCGCAAAACCAACATTGGGAGAAGACCTCCTGAGGTTCCCTTGGAGCAATGGATTGCTTTTGTGGTAATATGCACAAAG GCAAAAGCAGCTCAAAATACTACCAACCGTAGCCACCTAACAATTCCTCACATGTTGG GAATCTCAACTTGGTCGGCCCTGTCACAAGAGTCTGAATTATTTCAAGTTGGTCATACCACATCAGATGGGTCTTTTGTGAATGATGAGGCAAGGCAAAATCAT GAAGATCTAGTTGTTCGATCTTAG